In a single window of the Nicotiana tomentosiformis chromosome 8, ASM39032v3, whole genome shotgun sequence genome:
- the LOC104086286 gene encoding ATP synthase subunit b', chloroplastic-like, which translates to MANMIMASSKALITSSIPSSPRTKLSLPQIPIPKLPLPKLPKSPITLSLASNLKSISVILASSLAFAPPSLAEEIEKASLFDFNLTLPIIMAEFLFLMFALDKLYFSPLGKFMDERDSAIKEKLNSVKDTSAEVKQLEDQAAAIMKAARAEISAALSKMKKETQLEVEQKIAEGRKKVEAELQEALASLDKQKEETIKSLDSQIAALSDEIVKKVLPVSN; encoded by the coding sequence ATGGCCAACATGATCATGGCTTCCTCCAAAGCCCTAATCACTTCTTCCATTCCTTCATCACCAAGAACCAAACTTTCCCTCCCACAAATTCCAATTCCAAAACTACCCCTCCCCAAATTGCCCAAATCCCCAATAACCCTTTCCCTCGCATCAAATCTCAAGTCAATATCAGTCATTCTTGCTAGCTCATTAGCCTTTGCACCCCCTTCACTTGCTGAAGAAATTGAAAAAGCTTCACTCTTTGACTTCAATTTAACTCTCCCTATTATAATGGCTGAGTTCCTTTTCCTCATGTTTGCTTTAGACAAACTTTACTTTTCCCCATTAGGGAAATTTATGGATGAAAGAGATTCTGCTATTAAAGAGAAATTAAACAGTGTGAAGGACACTTCAGCTGAAGTGAAGCAATTGGAAGATCAAGCAGCAGCTATAATGAAAGCTGCAAGAGCTGAAATATCAGCTGCATTGAGTAAGATGAAGAAAGAGACACAATTGGAAGTGGAGCAGAAGATTGCTGAAGGAAGGAAGAAAGTTGAAGCTGAGTTGCAGGAAGCTTTAGCTAGCTTGGACAAACAAAAGGAGGAGACTATTAAGTCTCTTGACTCTCAGATTGCTGCTCTTAGTGATGAGATTGTCAAGAAGGTTCTTCCTGTTAGTAACTAA